The Candidatus Bathyarchaeota archaeon genome has a segment encoding these proteins:
- a CDS encoding winged helix-turn-helix domain-containing protein — protein MARRSRTEVIMDVLTEALDGANKTRIMYRANLNFLRFNHYLSEMLEKDLLKEENGNNGRVVYKATESGKILLQTLRKAQEFMSI, from the coding sequence ATGGCTCGGAGAAGTAGGACGGAGGTCATAATGGATGTTCTTACGGAAGCTTTGGATGGGGCAAATAAGACTAGGATTATGTATCGTGCCAACTTGAATTTTCTGCGTTTTAACCATTATCTTTCTGAGATGCTTGAGAAGGACTTGTTGAAAGAAGAGAACGGTAACAATGGGCGAGTCGTGTATAAAGCGACGGAAAGTGGCAAGATTTTGTTGCAGACGTTGCGTAAGGCTCAGGAGTTTATGTCGATTTAG